A genomic stretch from Caulobacter sp. FWC2 includes:
- a CDS encoding HAD-IIIA family hydrolase has translation MTSPAALPPLKAVFLDRDGVLNVDHGYVHDPAKLDWIDGAREAVAAMTQAGLKVLVVTNQSGIGRGYFDQTQMDRFHAAMQDQLAERGGRIDAFYHSPFHETAVVEEYRVADHPDRKPNPGMILRGLADWALAPDEAVIIGDRHIDVEAGARAGLPGYLFKGGNLRTFVGQVLGDRVPALK, from the coding sequence ATGACCAGCCCTGCCGCCCTCCCTCCCCTGAAGGCCGTGTTCCTGGATCGGGACGGCGTGCTGAACGTCGACCACGGCTATGTCCACGACCCTGCCAAGCTTGACTGGATCGACGGCGCCCGCGAGGCGGTGGCGGCGATGACCCAGGCGGGGCTCAAGGTGCTGGTGGTGACCAACCAGTCGGGCATCGGTCGCGGCTATTTCGACCAGACGCAGATGGACCGGTTCCATGCCGCCATGCAGGACCAACTGGCCGAGCGAGGCGGTCGGATCGACGCCTTCTATCACTCGCCGTTCCACGAGACGGCCGTCGTCGAAGAATATCGGGTGGCCGACCACCCGGACCGCAAGCCCAATCCCGGCATGATCCTGCGCGGCCTGGCCGACTGGGCTCTCGCGCCGGACGAGGCGGTGATCATCGGCGACCGTCATATCGACGTTGAGGCCGGAGCCCGTGCGGGCCTGCCGGGCTATCTGTTCAAGGGCGGCAATCTGAGAACCTTCGTCGGCCAGGTGTTGGGCGACCGGGTTCCCGCCCTGAAATGA
- the rfbD gene encoding dTDP-4-dehydrorhamnose reductase encodes MKILQFGRTGQVATAVQVAAHGRADIVALSRADCDLENPEAVRAAILAADCDLVLNAAAFTQVDPAEARPDEAFAVNATAPGVMAAACAERGLPFVHLSTDAVFDGLTDRPYVETDEARPINVYGRSKLAGERAVLAYPRTTVLRISWVFSRYGRNYVSFMLRLAREREVLKIVADQFGSPTDGEALADFLVATAPRWAKAPAEDPAFGLFHFANPGEASRFDFAQAAIDRDPHARARLERTSQAAFAEPAPRPPRSPLDTGKLQAVFGFTPEPWRSAVERTADRLVATGF; translated from the coding sequence ATGAAGATCCTGCAGTTCGGCCGAACGGGTCAGGTGGCCACGGCGGTTCAGGTCGCCGCCCACGGGCGAGCAGACATCGTCGCCCTCTCCCGCGCCGACTGCGATCTCGAAAATCCCGAGGCCGTCCGCGCCGCGATCCTGGCCGCCGACTGCGACCTCGTGCTCAACGCCGCCGCCTTCACCCAGGTCGACCCCGCCGAGGCCCGGCCCGACGAGGCCTTCGCGGTCAACGCCACGGCGCCCGGCGTCATGGCCGCCGCCTGCGCCGAGCGGGGCCTGCCGTTCGTGCATCTGTCGACCGACGCGGTGTTCGACGGCCTGACCGATCGCCCCTATGTCGAGACCGATGAGGCCAGGCCGATCAATGTCTACGGCCGTTCAAAGCTGGCCGGCGAGCGGGCGGTGCTGGCCTATCCCCGGACGACGGTGCTGCGGATCTCGTGGGTCTTTTCCAGGTATGGCCGAAACTATGTGAGCTTCATGCTGCGCTTGGCGCGTGAGCGCGAGGTGCTGAAGATCGTCGCCGACCAGTTCGGCTCGCCGACCGACGGTGAGGCCCTGGCCGATTTCCTGGTCGCGACCGCGCCGCGCTGGGCGAAGGCGCCCGCCGAGGACCCGGCGTTCGGTCTGTTCCACTTCGCCAATCCCGGCGAGGCCAGCCGTTTCGACTTCGCCCAGGCCGCGATCGACCGCGATCCTCACGCCAGGGCGCGCCTGGAGCGCACGAGCCAAGCCGCGTTCGCCGAGCCGGCCCCGCGTCCGCCGCGCTCGCCGCTGGACACGGGCAAGCTCCAGGCGGTGTTCGGCTTCACGCCCGAGCCTTGGCGGAGCGCTGTCGAGCGGACCGCCGATCGGCTGGTCGCGACCGGTTTCTAG
- the fsa gene encoding fructose-6-phosphate aldolase: protein MQIFLDSTDTKVIADLASTGLIDGVTTNPTLIAKSGRPMLEVIAEICDIVPGPISAEVAATTADAMIAEGQKLAKIAPNVVVKIPLTRDGLIACAAFADEEIKTNVTLCFSATQALLAAKAGATYISPFIGRLDDYGFDGMDLIRDIRAIYDNYGYETEILAASVRNAAHVKEAAIIGADVVTIPPAVFAELYKHPLTDKGLEQFLKDWASTGQSIL from the coding sequence ATGCAGATCTTCCTCGACAGCACCGACACCAAGGTGATCGCCGACCTGGCCTCGACCGGCCTGATCGACGGCGTGACCACCAACCCGACCTTGATAGCCAAGTCGGGCCGCCCGATGCTGGAAGTGATCGCCGAGATCTGTGACATCGTCCCGGGTCCGATCAGCGCCGAAGTGGCCGCGACCACGGCCGACGCCATGATCGCCGAAGGCCAGAAGCTGGCCAAGATCGCCCCGAACGTGGTGGTCAAGATCCCGCTGACCCGCGACGGCCTGATCGCCTGCGCCGCCTTCGCCGACGAAGAGATCAAGACCAACGTCACCCTTTGCTTCTCGGCGACCCAGGCCCTGCTGGCCGCCAAGGCCGGCGCGACCTACATCTCGCCGTTCATCGGTCGTCTGGACGACTACGGCTTCGACGGCATGGACCTGATCCGCGACATCCGCGCGATCTATGACAACTACGGCTACGAGACCGAGATCCTGGCCGCCTCGGTTCGCAACGCCGCCCACGTCAAGGAAGCCGCCATCATCGGCGCCGACGTCGTGACCATCCCGCCGGCGGTGTTCGCCGAGCTATACAAGCACCCGCTGACGGACAAGGGCCTGGAACAGTTCCTGAAGGACTGGGCCTCGACCGGCCAATCGATCCTCTAG
- a CDS encoding MarR family winged helix-turn-helix transcriptional regulator, with translation MTNAFAAEFEDLFRATYRAAVRRVRDKRERLSPETVALLDHLAAAGPLTAGELARHVDRAPSTLTEMVDHLVEKGLLTRDRDPADARRSLIWLTDAGQAALIESRNVLDLDVLAAAGAHLSPQQRQALIDHFRAFAAQLRGARP, from the coding sequence ATGACCAACGCCTTCGCCGCCGAGTTCGAGGATCTGTTCCGCGCGACCTACCGGGCCGCCGTCCGCCGCGTGCGCGACAAGCGCGAACGGCTGTCGCCCGAGACCGTGGCGCTGCTGGATCACCTGGCCGCCGCCGGGCCGCTGACCGCCGGCGAGCTGGCCCGCCATGTCGACCGCGCGCCCAGCACCCTGACCGAGATGGTCGACCATCTGGTCGAGAAGGGCCTGCTGACCCGCGACCGCGATCCGGCCGACGCCCGCCGCAGCCTGATCTGGCTGACCGACGCCGGCCAGGCCGCCCTGATCGAGAGTCGCAACGTCCTCGATCTCGACGTGCTGGCCGCCGCCGGCGCCCATCTGTCACCCCAGCAGCGCCAGGCGCTGATCGATCATTTCCGGGCGTTCGCCGCCCAACTGAGAGGAGCCCGCCCATGA
- a CDS encoding cystathionine beta-synthase encodes MNDLKSGHPQMGLPPIAGSALDLIGRTPMVEVKHLDTGPCRLFLKLENQNPGGSIKDRVARSMIEAAEADGRLKPGGTIIEATAGNTGLGLAQVATMKGYKLILIVPDKMAREKILHLRAMGVDVRLTRSDVGKGHPEYYQDIAQTLAQSIPGSLYANQFENPANPLAHETTTAPEMLTQMEGDIDAIVVGVGSGGTLTGIGRYMKAHSPKTRMVLADPVGSILRDYVETGTFGEAGSWIVEGIGEDFIPDNAQMDLVSQAYSISDRESVDTARLLLKKEGLLAGSSSGCLLAAALRYCREQTEPKRVVTFVCDTGGKYLTKMFNDFWLAAHGFDGRELHGDLRDLIAKRYAEGGVIAIGPDDTLLTAYNRMRSSDISQLPVVDHGKLVGILDESDVLAAVEAGDEAPRFKTLVGVAMTRAVNTLQAHQSVDDLPEVFDRDEVALVVDGEEFLGVITRVDLINHLRLSA; translated from the coding sequence ATGAACGACCTCAAATCGGGCCATCCCCAAATGGGACTGCCCCCTATTGCCGGTTCCGCCCTGGACCTGATCGGCCGCACGCCCATGGTCGAGGTCAAGCATCTCGACACCGGCCCCTGCCGGCTGTTCCTGAAGCTCGAGAACCAGAATCCCGGCGGTTCGATCAAGGACCGCGTCGCCCGCTCGATGATCGAGGCGGCGGAAGCCGACGGCCGGCTGAAGCCCGGCGGCACCATCATCGAGGCCACGGCCGGCAATACCGGTCTCGGCCTGGCGCAGGTCGCCACGATGAAGGGCTACAAGCTGATCCTGATCGTCCCCGACAAGATGGCGCGGGAGAAGATCCTGCACCTGCGGGCCATGGGCGTGGACGTGCGCCTGACGCGCAGCGACGTCGGCAAAGGCCACCCCGAATACTACCAGGACATCGCCCAGACCCTGGCCCAGTCGATCCCTGGGTCGCTTTACGCCAACCAGTTCGAGAACCCGGCCAACCCGCTGGCGCACGAGACCACCACCGCGCCCGAGATGCTGACCCAGATGGAGGGCGATATCGACGCCATCGTTGTCGGGGTGGGCTCGGGCGGCACGCTCACCGGCATCGGCCGCTACATGAAGGCCCACTCGCCGAAGACCAGGATGGTGCTGGCCGACCCCGTGGGCTCGATCCTGCGCGACTATGTCGAGACCGGGACCTTCGGCGAGGCCGGCAGCTGGATCGTCGAGGGCATTGGCGAGGACTTCATCCCCGACAACGCCCAGATGGATCTGGTCTCCCAGGCCTATTCGATCAGCGACCGCGAGAGCGTCGACACCGCCCGCCTGCTGCTCAAGAAGGAAGGCCTCCTGGCCGGCTCCTCCTCGGGCTGCCTGCTGGCCGCCGCGCTGCGCTATTGCCGCGAGCAGACCGAACCCAAGCGCGTCGTGACCTTCGTCTGCGACACGGGCGGCAAGTACCTGACCAAGATGTTCAACGACTTCTGGCTGGCGGCGCATGGCTTCGACGGTCGCGAGCTGCACGGTGACCTGCGCGACCTGATCGCCAAGCGCTACGCCGAGGGCGGGGTGATCGCCATCGGACCCGACGACACGCTGCTGACCGCCTACAATCGCATGCGCTCGTCCGACATCAGCCAACTTCCGGTGGTCGATCACGGCAAGCTGGTCGGCATCCTCGACGAAAGCGACGTCCTGGCCGCGGTCGAGGCGGGCGACGAGGCCCCTCGCTTCAAGACCCTGGTCGGCGTGGCCATGACCCGCGCGGTCAACACCCTGCAGGCCCATCAAAGCGTCGATGACCTGCCCGAGGTGTTCGATCGCGACGAGGTGGCCCTTGTGGTCGACGGGGAGGAGTTCCTAGGTGTCATCACCCGCGTCGACCTGATCAATCACCTGCGCCTGAGCGCCTGA
- a CDS encoding PLP-dependent aspartate aminotransferase family protein — translation MTDTPGKNRLDFATRTIHGGQFPDPTTGAVMVPIYATSTYVQSSPGEHKGFEYSRSHNPTRFAFERSVADLESGAAGFAFASGLAAASTILETLDSGAHVIASDDLYGGSFRLFDKVRKRSAGLTFSFVDMADLAAVEAAITPATRMIWVETPTNPMLRLADLAAIAALAKTHNLVTVADNTFASPFIQRPLELGFDIVMHSATKYLNGHSDVVAGVAVVGDNAELADKMKFLQNAVGSVLGPFDSFLALRGVKTLALRMQRACDSALEIARWLEQHPAIERVIYPGLESHPQHDLAKRQMIGGFGGIISAELKGGLAPARRMLERTQLFTLAESLGGVESLIEHPAIMTHASIPADQRATLGISDGLIRLSVGIESCRDLISDLDAALSG, via the coding sequence ATGACCGACACCCCCGGCAAGAACCGCCTGGACTTCGCCACGCGGACCATCCACGGCGGCCAATTCCCCGACCCGACGACCGGCGCGGTGATGGTGCCAATCTACGCCACCTCAACCTACGTCCAGTCGAGTCCCGGTGAGCACAAGGGCTTCGAGTACAGCCGCAGCCACAACCCGACCCGCTTCGCCTTCGAGCGCAGCGTCGCCGACCTTGAGAGCGGCGCGGCGGGCTTCGCCTTCGCCTCGGGCCTGGCGGCGGCCTCGACGATCCTGGAGACGCTCGACAGCGGCGCGCACGTGATCGCCAGCGACGACCTCTACGGCGGTTCGTTCCGGCTGTTCGACAAGGTGCGCAAGCGCTCGGCCGGCCTGACCTTCAGCTTCGTCGACATGGCGGACCTGGCGGCCGTCGAGGCGGCTATCACCCCGGCGACGCGGATGATCTGGGTGGAAACCCCAACCAACCCGATGCTGCGCCTGGCCGACCTCGCGGCCATCGCGGCCCTGGCCAAGACACACAACCTCGTCACCGTCGCCGACAACACCTTCGCCAGCCCCTTCATTCAGCGGCCGCTGGAGCTGGGCTTCGACATCGTCATGCACTCGGCCACCAAGTACCTGAACGGGCACTCAGACGTGGTCGCGGGCGTGGCGGTGGTCGGCGACAATGCCGAGCTCGCCGACAAGATGAAGTTCCTGCAGAACGCCGTCGGGTCGGTCCTGGGACCGTTCGACAGCTTCCTGGCGCTGCGTGGGGTCAAAACCCTGGCCCTGCGCATGCAGCGCGCCTGCGACAGCGCGCTCGAGATCGCCCGGTGGCTGGAGCAGCACCCGGCCATTGAGCGGGTCATCTATCCGGGTCTGGAAAGCCACCCGCAGCACGACCTGGCGAAGCGCCAGATGATCGGCGGCTTCGGCGGCATCATCTCGGCCGAGCTCAAGGGCGGTCTGGCGCCCGCGCGTCGGATGCTGGAGCGCACGCAACTGTTCACCCTCGCCGAGAGCCTGGGTGGGGTCGAGAGCCTGATCGAGCATCCGGCGATCATGACCCACGCCTCGATCCCGGCCGATCAGCGCGCGACCCTGGGCATTTCGGACGGGCTGATCAGGCTTTCGGTGGGGATTGAGTCTTGCCGGGACCTGATTTCCGACCTCGACGCGGCTTTATCAGGCTGA
- a CDS encoding mechanosensitive ion channel family protein, with the protein MKTKPSIIPADTSLPSLANVKADETMFGHFLDWLGKLAVNLVVAALILLVTFWVAGWAAGVVRRGLGRVHRNNPDPTLESFGASLVRYAVIAVGLVAVLQQLGVQATSIIAVLGAASLAIGLALQGALSNVAAGVMILLFRPYKVGDVIETSTRNGTVKSLDLLFTEIATPDNVKVIIPNSKVFGDVILNYSAHRSRRADVLFKVPLKTDLVMVLKRLRERAESDPRIRKDPAVMIEVVDLSEAFAQAAIRVWTAAADFGPVKTDLMLAAHLLAEDPARDDLPPPRPTKAKDPSPAMPGEGEHHHLLSLIKPRRGRKSGPGKTQSPPKA; encoded by the coding sequence ATGAAGACCAAGCCCAGTATCATCCCGGCGGATACGTCCCTGCCGTCGCTCGCCAACGTGAAGGCCGACGAGACCATGTTCGGACATTTCCTGGACTGGCTGGGCAAGCTGGCGGTGAACCTGGTGGTCGCCGCCCTGATCCTGCTGGTCACCTTCTGGGTGGCGGGCTGGGCCGCGGGCGTTGTTCGCCGGGGCCTCGGCCGCGTGCATCGGAACAATCCCGATCCGACGCTGGAGAGCTTCGGCGCCTCGCTGGTGCGCTATGCGGTGATCGCCGTCGGTCTGGTGGCGGTGCTGCAGCAATTAGGCGTGCAGGCGACCTCGATCATCGCGGTGCTGGGCGCGGCGTCCCTGGCCATCGGCCTGGCCTTGCAGGGCGCGCTTTCGAACGTGGCGGCCGGGGTGATGATCCTGCTGTTCCGCCCCTACAAGGTCGGGGACGTCATCGAGACCTCGACCCGCAACGGCACGGTCAAGTCGCTGGACCTGCTGTTCACCGAAATCGCCACCCCCGACAACGTCAAGGTGATCATCCCCAACAGCAAGGTCTTCGGCGACGTGATCCTGAACTACTCGGCCCACCGCAGCCGGCGGGCGGATGTGCTGTTCAAGGTCCCGCTGAAGACGGATCTCGTCATGGTCCTCAAGCGCCTGCGCGAACGGGCCGAGAGCGACCCGCGCATCCGCAAGGACCCGGCGGTGATGATCGAGGTCGTCGACCTGTCGGAAGCCTTCGCACAGGCCGCGATCCGCGTCTGGACGGCAGCGGCCGACTTCGGCCCGGTCAAGACCGACCTGATGCTGGCCGCCCACCTGCTGGCCGAGGACCCCGCCCGCGACGACCTGCCGCCGCCGCGCCCGACCAAGGCCAAGGACCCCTCACCCGCCATGCCGGGCGAGGGCGAACATCATCACCTGCTCAGCCTGATAAAGCCGCGTCGAGGTCGGAAATCAGGTCCCGGCAAGACTCAATCCCCACCGAAAGCCTGA
- a CDS encoding DegT/DnrJ/EryC1/StrS aminotransferase family protein encodes MSMPFIDLAAQQRRIRDKIDAAIAKVLDSGAYVMGPQVRELEAKLAEFGQAKLALSCANGTDAIALPLMAWGVGPGDAVFCPSFTFAATPEVVPWVDATPVFVDVLPDTYNLDPAKLEAAIAGVKAEGKLVPKVVIAVDLFGQPADYPAIKAICDREGLKLIADSAQGFGCTLNGQHPLHWADVATTSFFPAKPLGCYGDGGAVLTNDARLWDLMDSYRVHGKAVGPDLEGKTFDHDPKYLNPRIGMNSRLDTIQAAILIEKLAIFAEEIALRQVVADRYAEGLKGAVLSTPAVIDGGVSVWAQYVIEHANRDGLAAHLKTQGVPTAVYYPVPMHVQAPYAAFPRGAGGLPVTEAKAETVLALPMHPYLGEADQQKIIDAIRAFNG; translated from the coding sequence ATGAGCATGCCCTTCATCGACCTCGCCGCGCAGCAGCGCCGGATTCGCGACAAGATCGACGCCGCCATCGCCAAGGTGCTGGACAGCGGCGCCTATGTCATGGGCCCGCAGGTTCGAGAGTTGGAGGCCAAGCTTGCCGAATTCGGCCAGGCCAAGCTGGCCCTGTCCTGCGCCAACGGCACTGACGCCATCGCCCTGCCGCTGATGGCCTGGGGTGTGGGCCCGGGCGACGCGGTGTTCTGCCCGTCCTTCACCTTCGCCGCGACGCCGGAAGTCGTGCCGTGGGTCGACGCCACCCCGGTGTTCGTCGACGTGCTGCCCGACACCTACAATCTCGATCCGGCCAAGCTCGAAGCCGCCATCGCCGGCGTGAAGGCCGAGGGCAAGCTGGTCCCCAAGGTGGTGATCGCCGTCGACCTGTTCGGCCAGCCCGCCGACTATCCGGCGATCAAGGCCATCTGCGATCGCGAAGGCCTTAAGCTCATCGCCGACAGCGCCCAGGGCTTTGGCTGCACCCTGAACGGCCAGCATCCGCTGCACTGGGCCGATGTGGCCACCACCAGCTTCTTCCCGGCCAAGCCGCTGGGCTGCTATGGCGACGGCGGGGCGGTGCTGACCAACGACGCCCGCCTGTGGGACCTGATGGACAGCTACCGCGTCCACGGCAAGGCGGTCGGTCCGGACCTCGAGGGCAAGACCTTCGACCACGACCCCAAATATCTGAACCCCCGCATCGGCATGAACTCGCGCCTCGACACGATCCAGGCGGCGATCCTGATCGAGAAGCTGGCCATCTTCGCCGAGGAGATCGCCCTGCGTCAGGTCGTGGCCGACCGCTATGCCGAGGGCCTGAAGGGCGCGGTGCTGTCGACCCCGGCGGTGATCGACGGCGGCGTCTCGGTCTGGGCCCAGTACGTGATCGAGCACGCCAACCGCGATGGCCTGGCAGCCCACCTGAAGACGCAAGGCGTGCCGACGGCGGTCTACTATCCGGTCCCCATGCACGTGCAGGCGCCGTACGCGGCCTTCCCGCGCGGCGCGGGCGGCCTGCCGGTGACGGAGGCCAAGGCCGAAACCGTGCTGGCCCTGCCGATGCACCCCTATCTGGGCGAAGCCGACCAGCAAAAGATCATCGACGCCATCCGCGCCTTCAACGGCTAG